Proteins from a genomic interval of Phenylobacterium sp. LH3H17:
- the fliP gene encoding flagellar type III secretion system pore protein FliP (The bacterial flagellar biogenesis protein FliP forms a type III secretion system (T3SS)-type pore required for flagellar assembly.), whose product MRKLFSALFHLEAADWRRAAGLSVLATLAALIFPVAAAAQAVNIDLGTGAGLTERVVQLMGLLTVLSLAPSIVIMTTSFVRIVVVLGLLRTALGLQQSPPNAVLISLALFLTAIVMGPTLQRSYDEGIKPLMDQQMEIPAAFDAASAPVKTFMLSQVDREDLALFIRLSKIERPATIAETPLQVVTPAFMISELKRAFEIGFLLFIPFLVIDLVVASVLMSMGMMMLPPVVVSLPFKLIFFVLVDGWRLVAGSLVESFQRGGGGG is encoded by the coding sequence ATGCGCAAGCTCTTCTCCGCCCTGTTTCATCTCGAGGCCGCCGACTGGCGCCGCGCCGCGGGCCTGTCGGTCCTGGCCACCCTGGCTGCCCTGATCTTCCCGGTCGCGGCCGCCGCCCAGGCGGTGAACATCGACCTCGGCACCGGGGCCGGCCTCACCGAGCGGGTGGTCCAGCTCATGGGCCTGCTGACGGTGCTGTCGCTGGCGCCGTCGATCGTCATCATGACCACATCCTTCGTGCGGATCGTGGTGGTGCTGGGCCTGCTGCGCACGGCGCTCGGCCTGCAGCAGAGCCCGCCCAACGCCGTGCTGATCAGCCTGGCCCTGTTCCTGACGGCAATCGTCATGGGCCCGACCCTGCAGCGGTCCTATGACGAGGGGATCAAGCCGCTGATGGACCAGCAGATGGAGATCCCGGCGGCTTTCGACGCGGCCAGCGCGCCGGTGAAGACCTTCATGCTGAGCCAGGTGGACCGCGAGGACCTGGCCCTGTTCATCCGCCTGTCCAAGATCGAGCGCCCGGCCACCATCGCCGAGACCCCGCTGCAGGTGGTGACGCCGGCCTTCATGATCTCGGAGCTGAAGCGCGCCTTCGAGATCGGCTTCCTGCTGTTCATCCCCTTCCTGGTCATCGACCTGGTGGTGGCCAGTGTGCTGATGAGCATGGGCATGATGATGCTGCCCCCGGTGGTGGTGTCGCTGCCCTTCAAGCTGATCTTCTTCGTCCTGGTGGACGGCTGGCGGCTGGTGGCGGGCAGCCTGGTCGAGAGCTTCCAGCGCGGGGGCGGCGGGGGATAG
- a CDS encoding MotE family protein translates to MRNMPRILPLIGVTIAGVMGLNALAGAQSLPDLVSGARAFAEEAAKGPKEKPSKDEMKAETGLAKDAAAKVALPSAARPPAVCAPTAAELAKEAGLSPAELQVLQSLGARRGQLDKREQEFDVQLALMAAAEAKLDAKMKALTGLKGDIQGLMVQANGKEQAEIDRLVKVFETMKAKDAAPRLVGLDDAVRVPIAAKMKERSLAPILAAMPPAEARKLTELLARRFSDVKKVAEAANATADAAAAGVGAPAAPAKAPVKAAAKAPPKAKPKPAAQAAAAPPKAAPLADPAAAPAPKAG, encoded by the coding sequence ATGAGGAACATGCCCCGCATCCTGCCCCTGATCGGCGTCACCATCGCCGGGGTCATGGGCCTGAACGCCCTGGCGGGCGCCCAGTCGCTGCCGGACCTGGTGTCCGGCGCGCGTGCGTTCGCGGAAGAAGCCGCCAAGGGTCCCAAGGAAAAGCCGTCCAAGGACGAGATGAAGGCCGAGACCGGCCTGGCCAAGGACGCCGCGGCCAAGGTGGCCCTGCCGTCCGCCGCCAGGCCTCCGGCCGTCTGCGCGCCCACCGCCGCGGAGTTGGCCAAGGAGGCAGGCCTCTCGCCCGCCGAACTCCAGGTGCTGCAAAGCCTGGGCGCCCGCCGCGGCCAGCTCGACAAGCGCGAGCAGGAGTTCGACGTGCAGCTGGCCCTGATGGCCGCCGCCGAGGCCAAGCTCGACGCCAAGATGAAGGCCCTGACCGGGCTGAAGGGCGACATCCAGGGCCTGATGGTCCAGGCCAACGGCAAGGAGCAGGCCGAGATCGACCGCCTGGTGAAGGTGTTCGAGACCATGAAGGCCAAGGACGCCGCGCCGCGCCTGGTGGGCCTGGACGACGCCGTGCGCGTGCCCATCGCCGCCAAGATGAAGGAGCGCTCGCTGGCGCCCATCCTGGCCGCCATGCCGCCGGCCGAGGCGCGCAAGCTGACCGAACTGCTGGCCCGCCGCTTCAGCGACGTGAAGAAGGTGGCCGAGGCCGCCAACGCCACGGCCGACGCGGCCGCGGCCGGGGTCGGCGCGCCCGCCGCGCCGGCCAAGGCTCCGGTCAAGGCCGCGGCGAAGGCCCCGCCCAAAGCCAAGCCCAAGCCTGCGGCCCAGGCCGCGGCCGCGCCGCCCAAGGCTGCCCCGCTCGCCGATCCGGCCGCCGCGCCGGCGCCCAAGGCCGGATAG
- the flgH gene encoding flagellar basal body L-ring protein FlgH: MRLPVLALIALAPLAACSTVTEAVKGPELAPVGYPSQLVGREQPTFASATQPMPQAASANSLWRTGARAFFIDQRANRVGDILTVQIDINDSAQTSNASNSSRTSGMSAGVDNFLGLESSLGKILPGGFDPANAINTNSSTNNQGTGAVTRSEKISLTIAAVVTNVLPNGNMVIQGNQEVRTNAELRQLTVAGIVRPEDITSANTIRHTQIAEARISYGGRGDISRVQKTPAGQSLIERFTPF, from the coding sequence ATGCGCCTTCCCGTCCTCGCCCTCATCGCCCTGGCCCCGCTGGCCGCCTGCTCCACCGTGACGGAGGCCGTGAAGGGTCCTGAGCTGGCCCCGGTCGGCTATCCGTCGCAACTGGTCGGGCGCGAACAGCCGACCTTCGCCTCGGCCACCCAGCCCATGCCCCAGGCGGCCTCGGCGAACTCCCTGTGGCGCACGGGCGCGCGGGCCTTCTTCATCGACCAGCGGGCCAACCGCGTGGGCGATATCCTCACCGTCCAGATCGACATTAACGACTCGGCCCAGACCTCCAACGCCAGCAACAGCTCGCGGACCTCGGGCATGAGCGCCGGGGTGGACAACTTCCTGGGCCTGGAATCCAGCCTGGGCAAGATCCTGCCGGGCGGCTTCGATCCGGCCAACGCCATCAACACCAACTCCAGCACCAACAACCAGGGAACCGGGGCGGTGACCCGCTCGGAGAAGATCTCCCTGACCATCGCCGCGGTGGTGACCAATGTCCTGCCCAACGGCAACATGGTGATCCAGGGCAACCAGGAGGTGCGCACCAACGCCGAGCTGCGCCAGCTCACCGTCGCCGGAATCGTGCGGCCCGAGGACATCACCTCGGCCAACACCATCCGCCATACGCAGATCGCCGAGGCCCGCATCAGCTACGGCGGCCGCGGCGACATCAGCCGGGTCCAGAAGACCCCGGCGGGGCAGTCCCTGATCGAGCGCTTCACCCCGTTCTGA
- the flgA gene encoding flagellar basal body P-ring formation chaperone FlgA — translation MTRALLVAVSAAWLIAGPALSATNVTLKAEVLDDDGMVTLSDLFEGAGAAGRVQVAAKPGASTVLDAGAVQGLARRNGLAWANAEGIRRIVVRGGSPGATAAAVRGNVEVLTYARSLSAGEIVQPQDLVWGKAAAAPHDAPGDAEAIIGLAAKRPLRAGASVSARDVSAPQVIKAGELITVLYENDGVSLALQGKAMTAASQGEALSVQNTTSKKMIQAVASGPGQALVGPAADQLRSARRTQIALR, via the coding sequence ATGACCCGCGCCCTGCTCGTCGCCGTCTCCGCCGCCTGGCTGATCGCCGGCCCGGCGCTGTCCGCCACCAACGTCACGCTGAAGGCCGAGGTCCTCGACGACGACGGCATGGTCACCCTGTCGGACCTGTTCGAAGGCGCCGGCGCGGCAGGCAGGGTCCAGGTCGCGGCCAAGCCCGGCGCCTCAACGGTGCTGGACGCCGGGGCCGTGCAAGGGCTCGCGCGGCGCAATGGCCTGGCCTGGGCGAACGCCGAGGGCATCCGCCGCATCGTGGTCCGCGGCGGCTCGCCCGGCGCGACCGCGGCGGCTGTTCGCGGCAATGTCGAGGTCCTGACCTATGCCCGCAGCCTCTCGGCCGGCGAGATCGTCCAGCCGCAGGATCTGGTCTGGGGCAAGGCCGCCGCCGCGCCTCATGACGCGCCCGGCGACGCCGAGGCGATCATCGGCCTGGCCGCCAAACGCCCCTTGAGGGCCGGCGCGAGCGTTTCCGCCCGGGACGTGTCCGCACCTCAGGTGATCAAGGCCGGCGAGCTGATCACGGTCCTCTACGAGAACGACGGCGTCTCGTTGGCCCTGCAGGGCAAGGCGATGACCGCCGCCAGCCAGGGCGAGGCCCTGAGCGTCCAGAACACCACCTCCAAGAAGATGATCCAGGCCGTGGCCAGCGGGCCCGGCCAGGCCCTCGTCGGGCCCGCCGCCGACCAGCTTCGCTCCGCCCGCCGCACCCAAATCGCGCTTCGCTAG
- a CDS encoding DUF6468 domain-containing protein, producing MSIIAIGMNLMLAGLLTAALLMGYRLNARLKALRDSHEGFAKAVGELDAAAARAEQGLADLRAATDEAHDALADRIAKARELTAKLDRQLQGAPQVSARVEPMRGREREREDLELGDVERVTHRLGSLLSAARDPRPDRTVRRELAPVRERPRFDDDLFDIDDEPMRAGGRR from the coding sequence ATGAGCATCATCGCCATCGGCATGAACCTGATGCTGGCCGGTCTGCTGACCGCGGCCCTGCTGATGGGTTACCGGCTGAACGCCCGCCTGAAGGCCCTGCGCGACAGCCATGAGGGCTTCGCCAAGGCCGTCGGGGAACTGGACGCCGCCGCCGCCCGCGCCGAACAGGGCCTGGCGGACCTGCGCGCCGCTACGGACGAGGCGCACGACGCCCTGGCCGACCGCATCGCCAAGGCCCGCGAGCTGACCGCCAAGCTGGATCGCCAGCTGCAGGGCGCCCCGCAGGTCTCGGCCCGGGTCGAGCCCATGCGCGGCCGCGAGCGCGAACGCGAGGACCTGGAGCTGGGCGACGTGGAGCGCGTCACCCACCGGCTGGGCTCGCTGCTCTCCGCCGCCCGCGATCCCCGCCCCGACCGCACCGTCCGCCGCGAACTGGCGCCGGTGCGCGAGCGTCCCCGCTTCGACGACGACCTGTTCGACATCGACGACGAGCCGATGCGCGCCGGAGGCCGTCGATGA
- a CDS encoding flagellar biosynthetic protein FliO has product MEFADFVRAVFALALTLGLVGMAAVALRRFGPDALARFSPTRKERRLAIVESLVLDPSRRLVVVSFDGQERLLLLGEGQVLTQPPAQRKPKTAA; this is encoded by the coding sequence ATGGAATTCGCCGACTTCGTCCGCGCGGTCTTCGCGCTCGCCCTGACCCTGGGGCTGGTGGGCATGGCCGCCGTGGCGCTGCGCCGCTTCGGACCCGACGCGCTCGCGCGGTTCTCGCCCACCCGCAAGGAACGGCGGCTGGCCATCGTGGAGAGCCTGGTGCTCGACCCCTCCCGGCGGCTGGTGGTGGTCTCCTTCGACGGCCAGGAGCGCCTGCTGCTGCTGGGCGAGGGCCAGGTGCTGACCCAGCCCCCCGCCCAGCGCAAACCCAAGACGGCGGCGTGA
- the flgF gene encoding flagellar basal-body rod protein FlgF has product MDNALYVGLSRQMTLRREMDIVANNIANADTTGFKVESLLVETEPMSPAVTAQGPRPVKFVLDRGVGRDFRQGTLRMTGGTFDLGVEGDGFFKVSTAEGEQYTRDGRFRLDDAGKLVTQDGLPVLGDGGELVIDPKKGPVTIAPDGTVSQGEEIVGKVGVARFDQLSVLEKVGDNLYRNTSNDQPQAAPDARVKQGMLEGSNVKPITEITRMIEVTRAYESMAKMMDANAELSRRSIERMGKLN; this is encoded by the coding sequence ATGGATAACGCCCTCTACGTCGGACTTTCGCGGCAGATGACGCTGCGCCGCGAAATGGACATCGTGGCCAACAACATCGCCAACGCCGACACCACCGGTTTCAAGGTCGAGAGCCTGCTGGTGGAGACCGAACCCATGTCGCCGGCGGTGACCGCCCAGGGGCCCCGCCCCGTGAAGTTCGTGTTGGATCGCGGCGTCGGCCGCGACTTCCGCCAGGGGACCCTGCGGATGACCGGCGGGACCTTCGACCTCGGCGTCGAGGGCGACGGGTTCTTCAAGGTCTCCACGGCCGAGGGCGAGCAGTACACCCGCGATGGCCGCTTCCGCCTGGACGACGCCGGCAAGCTGGTCACCCAGGACGGCCTGCCCGTACTGGGCGACGGCGGCGAGCTTGTCATCGATCCGAAGAAGGGCCCCGTCACCATCGCTCCGGACGGCACGGTCAGCCAGGGCGAGGAGATCGTCGGCAAGGTGGGCGTGGCCCGCTTCGACCAGCTCTCGGTGCTCGAGAAGGTCGGCGACAACCTCTACCGCAACACTTCCAACGACCAGCCCCAGGCCGCCCCCGACGCCCGCGTCAAACAGGGGATGCTGGAGGGCTCGAACGTCAAGCCGATCACCGAGATCACCCGGATGATCGAGGTCACCCGGGCCTATGAGTCGATGGCCAAGATGATGGACGCCAACGCTGAACTCTCCCGCCGCTCGATCGAGCGGATGGGCAAGCTGAACTAA
- a CDS encoding flagellar basal body-associated FliL family protein: MAKDKVKEAPPEADAAEGEEGEGAPAKKKIPLKFLIIGGVAAVLVLGGGGTAGFMLLKPKPDEAHAGKEKDKKKEKKGEKKEGEKLAGEVREGPDGILFYTMPNVVVNMQTADGRATFLKLKLTLEVPDQETVDLLEPNMPRLQDMFQTFLRELRPEDLQGSQGSYQLRMEIQRRVNLVIAPSKVNAVLIEEMLIN; the protein is encoded by the coding sequence GTGGCCAAGGACAAGGTCAAGGAAGCCCCGCCGGAGGCGGACGCCGCCGAAGGCGAAGAAGGCGAAGGCGCGCCTGCCAAGAAGAAAATCCCGCTCAAATTCCTGATCATCGGCGGCGTGGCCGCTGTGCTGGTCCTGGGGGGCGGCGGGACCGCCGGCTTCATGCTGCTCAAGCCCAAGCCGGACGAGGCGCACGCGGGCAAGGAGAAGGACAAGAAGAAGGAAAAGAAGGGCGAGAAGAAGGAAGGCGAGAAGCTCGCGGGCGAGGTCCGCGAAGGACCCGACGGCATCCTGTTCTACACCATGCCCAATGTGGTGGTGAACATGCAGACCGCCGACGGCCGCGCCACCTTCCTGAAGCTGAAGCTCACCCTGGAAGTGCCCGACCAGGAGACGGTCGACCTGCTCGAGCCGAACATGCCCAGGCTGCAGGACATGTTCCAGACCTTCCTGCGCGAGCTGCGTCCCGAGGACCTGCAGGGGTCGCAGGGTTCCTACCAGCTGCGCATGGAGATCCAGCGCCGGGTGAACCTGGTCATCGCGCCGTCGAAGGTGAATGCGGTCCTGATCGAGGAGATGCTGATCAACTAG
- the flgG gene encoding flagellar basal-body rod protein FlgG — protein sequence MQALRTAATGMAAQQLNVEVISNNIANMNTVGFKKQRAEFQDLLYQTLERAGAQSSDQGNVVPTGVQVGGGVKAGSVYRITEQGTMTATGNKLDIAISGRGYFQVLMPAGETAYTRAGNLSTNDQGQLVTEDGYLIQPAITIPGDATDISISKSGQVQAIRAGQTSPEVIGNIELATFVNEGGLDAIGDNLLLETAASGAATTGTPGNDGIGTLSQGYTEASNVDAVSEITALIVAQRAYEMNSKVITSADEMLRTASNIRS from the coding sequence ATGCAAGCGCTTCGCACCGCCGCCACCGGCATGGCCGCCCAACAGCTGAATGTTGAGGTCATCTCCAACAACATCGCCAACATGAACACCGTGGGCTTCAAGAAGCAGCGCGCGGAGTTCCAGGACCTGCTCTACCAGACCCTGGAACGGGCCGGCGCCCAGTCCTCCGACCAGGGCAACGTCGTTCCGACCGGCGTGCAGGTCGGCGGCGGCGTGAAGGCCGGCTCCGTCTACCGGATCACCGAACAGGGCACGATGACCGCGACGGGCAACAAGCTGGACATCGCCATTTCCGGCCGCGGCTATTTCCAGGTGCTGATGCCGGCAGGCGAGACCGCCTACACCCGGGCCGGCAACCTCTCGACCAACGACCAGGGCCAGCTGGTGACCGAGGACGGCTACCTGATCCAGCCGGCCATCACCATTCCCGGCGACGCCACAGACATCTCGATCTCCAAGAGCGGCCAGGTCCAGGCGATCCGCGCCGGCCAGACCTCGCCCGAGGTGATCGGCAATATCGAGCTCGCCACCTTCGTCAACGAAGGCGGCCTGGACGCCATCGGCGACAACCTGCTGCTGGAGACCGCCGCCTCGGGCGCGGCCACCACCGGCACGCCGGGCAATGACGGCATCGGCACGCTCAGCCAGGGCTACACCGAGGCCTCGAATGTCGACGCGGTGAGCGAGATCACCGCCCTGATCGTCGCCCAGCGCGCCTATGAGATGAACTCCAAGGTCATCACCTCGGCCGACGAAATGCTGCGCACCGCCAGCAACATCCGGTCCTGA
- the fliM gene encoding flagellar motor switch protein FliM codes for MDEEPQIIGGMQGGINPDDPSTWENPDAQVEGLIGAERILNQDEIDSLLGFDLSDEEAAERSGIRAIINSALVSYERLPMLEIVFDRLVRLMTTSLRNFTSDNVEVSLDNISSIRFGDYLNSIPLPAILSVFKAEELENYGLLTVDSNLIYSIVDVLLGGRRGTAAMRIEGRPYTTIERVLVQRMVEVVLADAKQAFEPLTPVTFTLDRLETNPRFAAIARPANAAILVKLRIDMEDRGGRIELLLPYATLEPIRKMLLQQFMGEKFGRDNIWEGHLATELWTTQMEVRAVLDEQQLSLREVLDFKVGDTLMLNATPDSQIELRAGSIPLTRGRMGRRNHHIAVRVDSPLSPHAKKAIQRVK; via the coding sequence ATGGACGAAGAACCGCAGATCATCGGGGGCATGCAGGGCGGGATAAACCCCGACGATCCCTCGACGTGGGAGAACCCCGACGCCCAGGTCGAAGGCCTGATCGGCGCCGAGCGGATCCTGAACCAGGACGAGATCGACAGCCTCCTGGGCTTCGACCTCTCGGACGAGGAGGCGGCCGAGCGTTCGGGCATCCGGGCGATCATCAATTCGGCCCTGGTCTCCTACGAGCGCCTGCCGATGCTGGAGATCGTCTTCGACCGCCTGGTGCGGTTGATGACCACCTCCTTGCGGAACTTCACGTCCGACAACGTCGAGGTCAGCCTCGACAACATCTCGTCGATCCGGTTCGGCGACTACCTGAACTCGATCCCCTTGCCGGCCATCCTCTCGGTGTTCAAGGCCGAGGAGCTGGAGAACTACGGCCTGCTGACGGTCGACTCCAACCTGATCTACTCGATCGTCGACGTGCTGCTGGGCGGCCGGCGCGGCACCGCGGCCATGCGCATCGAGGGCCGTCCCTACACCACCATCGAACGCGTGCTGGTCCAGCGGATGGTCGAGGTCGTGCTGGCCGACGCCAAGCAGGCCTTCGAGCCCCTGACCCCGGTGACCTTCACCCTCGACCGGCTCGAGACCAATCCCCGCTTCGCCGCCATCGCGCGGCCGGCCAATGCGGCGATCCTGGTGAAGCTGCGGATCGACATGGAAGACCGCGGCGGGCGCATCGAGCTGCTGCTGCCCTACGCCACCCTCGAGCCGATCCGGAAGATGCTGCTGCAGCAGTTCATGGGCGAGAAGTTCGGCCGCGACAACATCTGGGAAGGCCACTTGGCCACCGAGCTCTGGACCACCCAGATGGAGGTCCGCGCCGTGCTCGACGAACAACAGCTCAGCCTGCGGGAAGTGCTCGATTTCAAGGTTGGCGACACCCTCATGCTGAACGCCACCCCCGACAGCCAGATCGAGCTGCGCGCGGGTTCGATCCCGCTGACCCGCGGCCGCATGGGCCGCCGCAACCATCACATCGCCGTCCGCGTCGACAGTCCGCTGTCGCCCCACGCCAAGAAAGCCATCCAGAGGGTCAAATGA
- a CDS encoding tetratricopeptide repeat protein → MGLRHALRSTVAAIAIAGVVAPPGLAAPAKAVAPRGPLDVRVAQARDFSRIEFHWSGGARAVSRRDGQKLILKFNRDASPDIARLRVDPPRWLKTAEARRSAGGGLELVLTLADDADAKVGVDGGATYVNLFEKPPAPVAEAAPAEVAEAEAPPEPPRANPVPAGGVVRMEARVANGQVSFSFPWANPNGAAVFRRGDAIWVVFDAPAKLDVSTAPRGLRHFTGMQAMTGTSYSAVRIATPASTPFFAASQGAVWTVTLGPGAQGQQASLVRIARDQAGGPAGLKAAVAGITGTLVVADPVVGDSLQVVTALGPAKGLPSRREFVQMALLPSAQGLAVESYVEDLSVSREGDLIHIGRPQGLALSPAAAGAERVQSVMGAPQQASMPGLIDATWSKTGSGGFLARYNALLSASNEEAAKGADAPLAARMALARFLVGSELSFEAIGVLNDAVRRHPALADDPEFRGLRGIARVMARRYKEAQADFSAPILSDDPSSALWRSYIAVQLAQWPEARAQFSSGAEAFNQFSPKWKARFARSDAQAALQLGDLNGAEGRIRLALMDKTEPLEELATRLVQAQVVEALGHTDRALRIYAAVAGAPIESLSAPALLHATQIRLDTGKITPLQAANVFDGLRYRWRGDSTELETIRALGQLYLNQGRYREALEALRSAGQRLPDLPAALQLQTDLAAAFRALFLDGAADGLEPIQALALFFDFKELTPLGADGDLMVRKLVRRLVDVDLLDQAAQLLSYQAENRLDGVPRAQVATDLALIYLMDRKPEKAMQAINGSRTTILPTSLNNERRLVEARALMGLGRLDHALEVIDRDASREANDLRAEVIWKQKDWPAAGGQFEKSLGDRWKQPGALTSEEEGKLLRAGVAFSLAGDEPALDRLNQRYGGFYDQARNPEALRVALTGVQSGRLNVADFGRVTADNEAFSGWVDKMKVRFRQKPGPTGGAKPAAAPAKQAATGAAPAAKG, encoded by the coding sequence GTGGGTCTGCGCCACGCCCTTCGCTCGACGGTGGCGGCGATCGCCATCGCGGGCGTCGTCGCGCCTCCGGGCCTGGCGGCGCCGGCCAAGGCCGTGGCCCCGCGCGGGCCGCTGGACGTGCGCGTGGCCCAGGCGCGGGACTTCTCGCGCATCGAGTTCCATTGGTCGGGCGGCGCTCGCGCGGTCAGCCGCCGTGACGGCCAGAAGCTGATCCTCAAGTTCAACCGCGACGCCAGTCCGGACATCGCTCGCCTGCGGGTCGACCCGCCGCGCTGGCTGAAGACCGCGGAGGCCAGGCGCTCGGCCGGCGGCGGCCTGGAACTGGTGCTGACCCTGGCCGACGACGCCGACGCCAAGGTCGGCGTCGACGGGGGCGCCACCTATGTGAACCTGTTCGAGAAGCCGCCCGCTCCGGTGGCCGAGGCCGCGCCGGCGGAGGTCGCCGAGGCGGAGGCGCCGCCCGAGCCCCCTCGCGCCAATCCGGTCCCGGCCGGCGGCGTGGTCCGCATGGAGGCCAGGGTCGCCAACGGCCAGGTGAGCTTCAGCTTCCCCTGGGCAAATCCCAACGGGGCGGCGGTGTTCCGTCGCGGCGACGCCATCTGGGTGGTGTTCGACGCCCCGGCCAAGCTGGACGTCTCCACCGCCCCGCGGGGCCTGCGCCATTTCACCGGCATGCAGGCCATGACCGGGACCAGCTATTCGGCGGTGCGCATCGCCACCCCGGCCTCGACCCCGTTCTTCGCCGCCAGCCAGGGGGCGGTCTGGACCGTCACGCTCGGGCCCGGCGCCCAGGGCCAGCAGGCCAGTCTGGTGCGCATCGCTCGCGACCAGGCCGGCGGCCCGGCAGGCCTGAAGGCCGCGGTGGCCGGGATCACCGGGACGCTGGTGGTGGCCGATCCCGTGGTCGGCGACAGCCTGCAGGTCGTGACCGCGCTCGGCCCCGCCAAGGGCCTGCCCTCGCGCCGCGAGTTCGTGCAGATGGCACTGCTGCCCTCGGCCCAGGGCCTGGCGGTGGAGTCCTACGTCGAGGACCTCTCGGTCAGCCGCGAGGGCGACCTGATCCATATCGGTCGTCCCCAGGGCCTGGCCCTCTCGCCAGCCGCGGCCGGGGCCGAGCGGGTCCAGTCGGTGATGGGCGCCCCGCAGCAGGCCAGCATGCCCGGCCTGATTGACGCCACCTGGAGCAAGACCGGGTCCGGCGGCTTCCTGGCCCGCTACAACGCCCTGCTCTCGGCCTCCAACGAGGAGGCCGCCAAGGGCGCGGACGCGCCGTTGGCCGCGCGCATGGCGCTCGCCCGGTTCCTGGTCGGTTCGGAGCTGTCGTTCGAGGCCATCGGGGTGCTCAACGACGCCGTGCGCCGCCATCCGGCCCTGGCCGACGATCCCGAGTTCCGCGGCCTGCGCGGCATCGCCCGAGTGATGGCGCGGCGATACAAGGAGGCCCAGGCCGACTTCTCCGCCCCGATCCTCTCCGACGATCCCTCCAGCGCGCTCTGGCGCTCCTACATCGCCGTCCAGCTCGCCCAGTGGCCGGAGGCGCGCGCCCAGTTCTCCTCCGGCGCCGAGGCCTTCAACCAGTTCTCGCCCAAGTGGAAGGCGCGCTTCGCCCGCTCCGACGCCCAGGCCGCGCTGCAACTCGGCGACCTCAACGGCGCCGAGGGCCGCATCCGCCTGGCCCTGATGGACAAGACCGAGCCGCTGGAGGAGCTGGCCACCCGGCTGGTCCAGGCCCAGGTGGTCGAGGCGCTGGGCCATACCGACCGCGCCTTGCGGATCTATGCGGCCGTCGCCGGCGCGCCGATCGAGAGCCTGTCGGCGCCGGCCCTGCTGCACGCCACCCAGATCCGCCTCGACACCGGAAAGATCACCCCGCTGCAGGCGGCCAACGTGTTCGACGGCCTGCGCTACCGTTGGCGCGGCGACTCCACCGAGCTGGAGACTATCCGCGCGCTGGGCCAGCTCTATCTGAACCAGGGCCGCTATCGCGAGGCCCTGGAGGCCCTGCGCTCGGCCGGCCAGCGGCTGCCCGACCTGCCGGCCGCCCTGCAACTCCAGACGGACCTGGCCGCGGCCTTCCGCGCCCTGTTCCTGGACGGCGCCGCCGACGGCCTGGAGCCGATCCAGGCGCTGGCCCTGTTCTTCGACTTCAAGGAGCTGACCCCGCTGGGCGCCGACGGCGACCTGATGGTCCGTAAGCTGGTCCGCCGGCTGGTCGACGTCGACCTGCTGGACCAGGCCGCCCAGCTCTTGAGCTACCAGGCCGAAAACCGCCTGGACGGGGTGCCCCGCGCCCAGGTGGCCACCGACCTCGCCCTCATCTACCTGATGGACCGCAAGCCCGAGAAGGCCATGCAGGCCATCAACGGCTCGCGCACCACCATCCTGCCGACCTCGCTCAACAACGAACGCCGCCTGGTGGAGGCCCGCGCCCTGATGGGCCTGGGCCGTCTCGACCACGCCCTGGAGGTGATCGACCGCGACGCCTCCCGCGAGGCCAACGACCTGCGAGCCGAGGTGATCTGGAAACAGAAGGACTGGCCCGCGGCCGGCGGCCAGTTCGAGAAGAGCCTGGGCGACCGCTGGAAGCAGCCCGGCGCCCTCACCAGCGAGGAGGAGGGCAAGCTGCTGCGCGCCGGCGTCGCCTTCAGCCTGGCCGGCGACGAGCCCGCTCTCGACCGCCTCAACCAGCGCTACGGCGGCTTCTACGACCAGGCCCGCAATCCCGAGGCCCTGCGCGTGGCCCTGACCGGCGTGCAGTCGGGCCGCCTGAACGTCGCCGACTTCGGCCGGGTGACCGCCGACAACGAGGCCTTCTCCGGCTGGGTCGACAAGATGAAGGTCCGCTTCCGGCAGAAGCCGGGACCGACGGGCGGCGCCAAGCCCGCCGCTGCTCCCGCCAAGCAGGCGGCGACCGGTGCGGCTCCGGCGGCCAAGGGCTGA